The following coding sequences lie in one Methylosinus sp. PW1 genomic window:
- a CDS encoding RES family NAD+ phosphorylase, protein MRLWRISNFADLEGGGGLLFPARWHNAGRPILYAAESPAGALLEVLAHLDREDFPDALRLIEIDIADPPSLETLSPEALPPFWREDISVTRSIGDAWLASGRSLALRVPSVLAPRTWNQLLNPRHADSTTMRIVATEHFPLDERLK, encoded by the coding sequence ATGCGGCTCTGGCGCATTTCGAATTTCGCCGATCTCGAGGGCGGCGGCGGACTGCTGTTTCCGGCGCGCTGGCACAATGCCGGGCGGCCGATACTCTATGCGGCGGAGAGCCCGGCCGGGGCTTTGCTGGAGGTGCTCGCCCATCTCGATCGCGAGGATTTTCCAGACGCACTGCGTTTGATCGAGATCGATATCGCCGATCCGCCCTCGCTGGAGACGCTCTCGCCGGAGGCTCTTCCGCCCTTCTGGCGCGAGGACATTTCCGTCACGCGGTCGATCGGAGACGCATGGCTCGCCAGCGGGCGCAGCCTCGCCTTGCGCGTCCCCTCGGTTTTAGCGCCGCGCACATGGAATCAGCTGCTCAATCCGCGACATGCGGACTCCACGACGATGCGGATCGTCGCGACGGAACATTTTCCGCTCGACGAGCGGCTGAAATAG
- a CDS encoding antitoxin Xre/MbcA/ParS toxin-binding domain-containing protein — translation MVTLPPPAAALLDPQRPDALESFAERAVETFKSLISRGEEPRFAVDAIEGLSGGFTREEIEAIVVPKRTLARRLAKKEPLTVEETDRALRLARIGAQAERVFGNPEKAGRWLRKPSPALAGQTPIAMLRSETGAQLVAELLGQIAHGMFV, via the coding sequence ATGGTCACGCTCCCGCCTCCCGCCGCCGCCCTGCTCGATCCGCAGCGTCCCGATGCGCTGGAGAGCTTCGCGGAGAGAGCTGTCGAGACGTTCAAATCGCTGATCTCGCGCGGCGAGGAGCCTCGCTTCGCCGTCGACGCGATCGAGGGCCTTTCGGGCGGCTTCACGCGCGAGGAGATAGAGGCGATCGTCGTGCCCAAGCGAACGCTGGCGCGCCGGCTCGCCAAAAAGGAGCCGCTGACCGTCGAGGAGACGGACCGCGCCCTGCGCCTTGCCCGGATCGGCGCGCAGGCGGAACGCGTGTTCGGCAATCCAGAGAAAGCCGGGCGCTGGCTGCGCAAGCCTTCGCCCGCGCTCGCCGGGCAGACGCCCATCGCCATGCTGCGCAGCGAGACCGGGGCGCAGCTCGTCGCCGAGCTGCTCGGCCAAATCGCGCATGGCATGTTCGTCTGA
- the ileS gene encoding isoleucine--tRNA ligase, with product MNEKTRDKSQDDKSQQDKGPDFSKSLYLPQTDFPMRAGLPQREPEILARWEKIGLYAKLRESAKGRPKFVLHDGPPYANGNIHIGHALNKILKDLVTRSRQMAGKDSNYVPGWDCHGLPIEWKIEEENYRSKGKKKPDFADPKAIVAFRQECRAYAAHWLSVQREEFERLGVTGDWANPYATMNFPAEAHIARELMKFAENGLLYRGSKPVMWSVVEKTALAEAEVEYEDHVSDTVFVAFPLKYRESAGQKLPLGDKLQNTSIVIWTTTPWTLPGNRAVSFSNKIHYTQVEVKEIEEGSRCKVGQRFVIAGSLLDEVRRAAKIAEWTLLENITGFEGLVCAHPLAHLGYDFPVPLLDGDHVTDDTGTGFVHTAPGHGADDFNIWLANGQQLTKRGIDTRIPYTVDADGFYTDEAPGFPGKRVLTEKGDKGDANEAVIQALIAAGNLVARGRLKHQYPHSWRSKKPVIFRNTPQWFIALDKKFAQSSPHPEEARSAVSKDEGSPRGPSFETPAAPAPQDEVVGGNAPTLRDIALDEISRTQWVPAAGENRIRGMIANRPDWVVSRQRAWGVPIAVFVKKGGHDILVDARVNARIVDAFEKEGADAWYEEGAAKRFLAPDYDPEDYEKIDDVLDVWFDSGSTHSFTLEDPVHFPGLAGIKRKRDGGADEVLYLEGSDQHRGWFHSSLLESCGTRGRAPYDIVLTHGFTLDEHGHKMSKSKGNVVAPQKVIADAGADILRLWVASVDYSDDQRIGPEILKSVTDNYRKLRNTIRWMLGTLAHYRADEKVAHADLPELEQLVLHRLSELGEEVAAAYAEFDYKKVVALLTPFLTSDLSAFYFDIRKDALYCDPPSSAKRKAALTVVEEVFRVVTTWLAPILAFTAEEAWLSRYPDAASVHLETFADLPASWRDEALAEKWEKLRAIRSVVTGALEIERAQKRIGSSLEAAPLVHVADADLRAALTGVDFAEICIVSDIAIDAGEGPAEAFRLPEVAGVAVVPRRASGVKCARSWKYFDAATAQADYPGVTPRDAQALRELTAAGKWPA from the coding sequence ATGAACGAGAAGACCAGAGACAAGTCCCAAGACGACAAGTCCCAGCAGGACAAAGGCCCCGATTTCTCCAAGAGCCTCTATCTGCCGCAGACGGATTTCCCCATGCGCGCCGGCCTGCCGCAGCGCGAGCCGGAAATCCTCGCGCGCTGGGAGAAGATCGGCCTCTACGCCAAGCTGCGCGAGAGCGCCAAGGGCCGGCCGAAATTCGTGCTGCATGACGGCCCGCCCTACGCCAATGGCAATATCCATATCGGCCATGCGCTGAACAAGATCCTCAAGGATCTCGTCACCCGCAGCCGCCAGATGGCCGGCAAGGACAGCAATTACGTCCCCGGCTGGGACTGCCACGGCCTGCCGATCGAATGGAAGATCGAGGAGGAGAACTACCGCTCCAAGGGCAAGAAGAAGCCCGATTTCGCCGATCCCAAAGCGATCGTCGCCTTCCGCCAGGAGTGCCGCGCCTATGCCGCGCATTGGCTCTCCGTGCAGCGCGAGGAGTTCGAGCGCCTAGGCGTGACGGGCGATTGGGCCAATCCCTACGCCACGATGAATTTTCCCGCCGAGGCGCATATCGCCCGCGAGCTGATGAAATTCGCCGAGAATGGATTGCTCTATCGCGGCTCCAAGCCGGTGATGTGGAGCGTGGTCGAGAAGACCGCGCTCGCGGAGGCGGAGGTGGAGTACGAGGATCATGTCAGCGACACGGTGTTCGTGGCGTTTCCGCTTAAATATCGGGAGTCGGCCGGCCAAAAATTGCCGCTAGGCGACAAGTTGCAGAACACCTCGATTGTAATCTGGACGACGACTCCTTGGACGCTTCCCGGAAACCGGGCAGTGAGTTTCTCCAACAAGATCCATTATACCCAGGTTGAGGTCAAAGAGATCGAAGAAGGCTCAAGATGCAAAGTGGGGCAGCGCTTCGTCATAGCGGGATCACTTCTTGATGAAGTTCGCCGTGCGGCAAAAATCGCGGAATGGACGCTTCTCGAAAACATCACAGGATTTGAAGGCTTAGTTTGCGCGCATCCTTTGGCGCATTTGGGCTATGACTTTCCTGTCCCCCTCCTCGATGGCGACCACGTCACCGACGACACCGGAACGGGCTTCGTCCATACTGCGCCGGGCCATGGCGCCGACGACTTCAACATTTGGCTTGCGAACGGCCAACAGCTGACAAAGCGCGGCATCGACACGCGCATCCCCTATACGGTCGACGCCGACGGCTTCTACACCGATGAAGCGCCGGGCTTTCCGGGCAAGCGCGTGCTCACCGAAAAGGGCGACAAGGGCGACGCCAATGAGGCGGTGATTCAGGCGCTGATCGCGGCGGGAAATCTCGTCGCGCGCGGGCGGCTGAAGCATCAATATCCGCATTCGTGGCGGTCGAAGAAGCCGGTCATCTTCCGCAACACGCCGCAATGGTTCATCGCGCTCGACAAGAAATTCGCGCAGTCGAGCCCTCATCCTGAGGAGGCGCGAAGCGCCGTCTCGAAGGACGAGGGCTCGCCCCGCGGCCCATCCTTCGAGACGCCGGCTGCGCCGGCTCCTCAGGATGAGGTGGTTGGCGGCAACGCGCCCACATTGCGCGACATCGCGCTCGACGAAATCTCCCGAACGCAATGGGTTCCCGCTGCGGGCGAGAATCGCATTCGCGGCATGATCGCCAACCGTCCCGATTGGGTGGTCTCGCGTCAGCGCGCCTGGGGCGTGCCGATCGCGGTCTTCGTGAAGAAGGGCGGCCACGACATTCTCGTCGATGCGCGCGTGAACGCCCGCATCGTGGACGCCTTCGAGAAGGAGGGCGCCGACGCCTGGTACGAGGAGGGCGCGGCGAAGCGCTTCCTTGCGCCCGACTACGACCCCGAAGATTACGAGAAGATCGACGATGTTCTCGACGTGTGGTTCGACTCGGGCTCGACGCATTCCTTCACGCTGGAAGACCCGGTTCATTTCCCCGGCCTCGCGGGGATCAAACGCAAGCGCGACGGCGGCGCCGATGAGGTGCTCTATCTCGAGGGCTCGGATCAGCATCGCGGCTGGTTCCATTCCTCGCTGCTGGAATCCTGCGGCACGCGCGGCCGCGCGCCTTATGACATCGTGCTGACGCATGGCTTCACGCTCGACGAGCACGGCCATAAAATGTCGAAGTCGAAAGGCAATGTGGTCGCGCCGCAAAAGGTCATCGCCGACGCAGGCGCCGATATTCTGCGCCTGTGGGTGGCGAGCGTCGATTACAGCGACGATCAGCGCATCGGGCCGGAAATCCTCAAAAGCGTCACCGATAATTACCGCAAGCTGCGCAACACCATCCGCTGGATGCTCGGCACGCTCGCGCATTATCGCGCCGACGAGAAGGTTGCCCATGCCGATCTGCCGGAGCTCGAGCAGCTGGTGCTGCATCGTCTGTCGGAGCTCGGCGAGGAGGTCGCTGCGGCCTATGCGGAGTTCGATTACAAAAAGGTCGTCGCGCTGCTGACGCCCTTCCTCACCAGCGATCTCTCGGCCTTTTATTTCGACATTCGCAAGGACGCGCTCTATTGCGATCCGCCGTCGAGCGCAAAGCGCAAGGCGGCGCTGACCGTGGTGGAGGAGGTGTTCCGCGTGGTGACGACATGGCTCGCGCCCATCCTCGCCTTCACGGCGGAGGAGGCTTGGCTGTCGCGCTATCCCGATGCGGCGTCCGTGCATCTCGAGACTTTCGCCGATCTGCCCGCGTCCTGGCGCGACGAGGCGCTGGCGGAAAAATGGGAGAAGCTGCGCGCCATCCGCTCCGTGGTGACGGGCGCGCTGGAGATAGAGCGCGCGCAAAAGCGCATCGGCTCCTCGCTGGAGGCGGCGCCGCTCGTCCATGTGGCGGACGCCGATCTGCGCGCGGCGCTCACGGGCGTGGACTTTGCCGAAATCTGCATCGTGTCGGATATAGCGATCGACGCGGGCGAGGGGCCGGCCGAGGCCTTCCGCCTGCCCGAGGTCGCCGGCGTCGCCGTGGTTCCGCGGCGGGCTTCGGGCGTCAAATGCGCCCGCTCCTGGAAATATTTCGACGCCGCGACGGCGCAGGCCGATTATCCCGGCGTCACCCCCCGCGACGCGCAGGCGCTGCGGGAGCTGACGGCGGCGGGCAAATGGCCGGCGTAA
- a CDS encoding lipopolysaccharide biosynthesis protein, with amino-acid sequence MKVLAAFLANTIANFLIGLLVAKFLGPEEYGRFALAFAIGVVIQTGAFDWMRLSATRFYSTRVREAEPAIRSTLDFAYLATTAAVIVVGGLFLLVAPPFALGDTLIALALATAAINGLFDYSTALLRARFEDKSYSRVVLAKNILALALTGGGAFLFHSAGMAIAGSLASLLGAVFTARVSLKDPGASPRGARMATARTLVAYSAPIVAANMLYQSVPLAARALVTAYYGFAETGQFSLAYDLGIRAIYALGSALDVLLFQIAVAAHERHGAEKGKEQIARNMTIVAAFLLPACAGIWLTMPSIEALIVPPQFRGPFGHYLDLLLPGLFAMGLIQFAINPVFQIEKKTAPLIGAASVAVVAGLCFAFVIPRGADASSLALAQCLAYVAALAALVLFAARTSPQWPRMRDMLGALAATGAMIAALHPLAGLEPGILTLLLQVGVGGFVYCGAVLALDIAGLRGLALSRVGPILARARAAL; translated from the coding sequence TTGAAGGTTCTCGCCGCCTTCCTCGCCAACACCATCGCCAATTTCCTCATCGGCCTGCTGGTGGCGAAATTCCTCGGGCCGGAGGAATATGGCCGTTTCGCGCTGGCTTTCGCGATCGGCGTCGTCATTCAGACCGGCGCTTTCGATTGGATGCGCCTCTCGGCGACGCGCTTTTATTCGACGCGCGTGCGCGAGGCGGAGCCCGCCATTCGCTCGACGCTCGATTTCGCCTATCTCGCGACCACGGCGGCGGTCATTGTCGTCGGCGGGCTGTTTCTGCTCGTCGCGCCGCCCTTCGCGCTCGGCGATACGCTCATCGCGCTCGCTCTGGCGACGGCGGCGATCAATGGGCTGTTCGACTATTCCACGGCGCTGCTGCGCGCGCGCTTCGAGGACAAGAGCTATAGCCGCGTCGTTCTCGCCAAGAATATTCTGGCGCTCGCTCTCACCGGCGGCGGCGCCTTCCTCTTTCATTCGGCCGGAATGGCCATCGCCGGCAGCCTCGCCAGCCTGCTCGGCGCCGTCTTCACCGCGCGCGTCTCGCTGAAGGACCCCGGCGCCTCGCCGCGCGGCGCGCGCATGGCGACGGCGCGCACGCTCGTCGCCTATAGCGCGCCCATCGTCGCGGCGAACATGCTCTACCAATCCGTGCCGCTGGCGGCGCGGGCGCTCGTCACCGCCTATTACGGCTTCGCCGAGACGGGACAATTCTCGCTCGCCTATGATCTCGGCATACGCGCCATTTACGCGCTGGGCTCGGCGCTGGACGTGCTGCTGTTCCAGATCGCCGTCGCCGCCCATGAGCGGCACGGGGCGGAGAAGGGCAAGGAGCAGATCGCCCGCAATATGACGATCGTCGCAGCCTTTCTGCTGCCCGCCTGCGCCGGCATATGGCTCACAATGCCCTCGATCGAGGCGCTGATCGTGCCGCCGCAATTTCGTGGGCCGTTCGGCCATTATCTCGATCTTCTGCTGCCCGGCCTCTTCGCCATGGGGCTGATTCAATTCGCGATCAATCCGGTATTCCAGATCGAGAAGAAGACGGCGCCGCTCATTGGCGCGGCCTCGGTCGCGGTGGTCGCGGGCCTCTGCTTCGCCTTTGTCATCCCGCGCGGCGCGGACGCCTCCAGCCTCGCGCTCGCCCAATGCCTCGCCTATGTGGCGGCGCTGGCGGCGCTGGTGCTGTTCGCGGCGCGCACCTCGCCGCAATGGCCGCGCATGCGCGACATGCTGGGCGCGCTGGCGGCGACGGGGGCGATGATTGCGGCGCTGCATCCGCTCGCCGGCCTCGAGCCCGGCATTCTCACCCTGCTGTTGCAGGTCGGGGTCGGCGGCTTCGTCTATTGCGGCGCCGTGCTGGCCCTCGACATAGCCGGGCTGCGCGGCCTCGCACTCTCCCGCGTCGGCCCCATATTGGCCAGAGCTCGGGCCGCGCTATAA
- a CDS encoding rhomboid family intramembrane serine protease, which produces MVLPLHDDAPLHYVRRPYVNWTLMAINIFVFVAVFSESFGDPLTVVRGFGLIPAVLFGRAELAPWIVTPGPEWTLLTSLFFHSGLGHLAGNMIFLYVFGDNVEDAMGSAGYLVFYLLCGVSAAMLFAVGAPLTLMPLVGASGAISGVCAAFILLFPRSTIFGLVAGIIPIHAPASLFVGTWILFQLFNAFTDDQGHVGWWAHIGGILAGLILTPLFKRRDVQWFGPRPFHGPWG; this is translated from the coding sequence ATGGTGCTGCCGCTACATGACGACGCGCCGCTGCATTATGTGCGGCGGCCTTACGTCAATTGGACGCTGATGGCGATCAACATCTTCGTCTTCGTCGCCGTGTTCAGTGAATCTTTCGGCGACCCGCTCACTGTGGTGCGCGGCTTCGGCCTCATACCGGCGGTGCTGTTCGGCCGCGCCGAGCTCGCCCCCTGGATCGTCACGCCCGGCCCCGAATGGACGCTGCTGACCAGCCTCTTCTTCCATTCCGGGCTCGGCCATCTCGCGGGAAACATGATCTTTCTCTATGTCTTCGGCGATAATGTCGAGGACGCCATGGGGTCCGCCGGCTATCTCGTCTTCTATCTGCTCTGCGGCGTCTCGGCCGCCATGCTGTTCGCTGTGGGCGCGCCGCTCACCCTCATGCCGCTCGTCGGCGCCTCCGGGGCTATCTCGGGCGTCTGCGCGGCGTTTATTCTGCTCTTTCCGCGCTCCACCATCTTCGGCCTCGTCGCCGGCATCATCCCCATCCATGCGCCCGCCTCGCTCTTCGTCGGCACATGGATTCTCTTTCAGCTGTTCAACGCCTTCACCGACGATCAGGGCCATGTCGGCTGGTGGGCGCATATCGGCGGCATATTGGCCGGGCTCATTCTGACGCCGCTGTTCAAGCGGCGCGACGTGCAATGGTTCGGCCCACGCCCATTCCACGGCCCCTGGGGCTGA
- a CDS encoding electron transfer flavoprotein subunit beta/FixA family protein, protein MKVLVPVKRVVDYNVKIRVKPDGSGVDVANVKFSMNPFDEIAVEEAIRLKEAGKATEVVLVTIGPAKADETLRAGLAIGADRGIHVKTDELVEPLAVAKILAKIVAEEAPGLVILGKQAIDDDSNQTGQMLAALLGWGQGTFASKVEITEGSVDVTREVDGGLQTVTLKLPAVVTTDLRLNEPRYASLPNIIKAKKKEVAAKTPADYGVDITPRLEVLKTAEPPARKAGIKVGSVPELLEKLKTAGVL, encoded by the coding sequence ATGAAGGTTCTCGTGCCCGTCAAACGGGTCGTCGACTACAATGTGAAGATCAGGGTCAAGCCGGACGGTTCGGGCGTCGACGTCGCCAATGTGAAATTTTCGATGAATCCTTTCGACGAGATCGCCGTCGAGGAGGCCATTCGCCTGAAGGAGGCCGGCAAGGCGACGGAAGTCGTGCTCGTCACCATCGGCCCGGCCAAGGCGGACGAGACTCTGCGCGCCGGATTGGCCATCGGCGCCGACCGCGGCATTCACGTCAAGACCGACGAGCTGGTGGAGCCGCTGGCGGTCGCCAAGATTCTCGCCAAGATCGTCGCCGAGGAGGCTCCCGGCCTCGTCATTCTCGGCAAGCAGGCGATCGACGACGACAGCAATCAGACCGGCCAGATGCTCGCCGCTCTGCTCGGCTGGGGCCAGGGCACCTTCGCCTCCAAGGTGGAGATCACTGAGGGCTCCGTGGATGTGACGCGCGAGGTCGACGGCGGCCTGCAAACGGTGACGCTGAAGCTGCCGGCCGTGGTGACGACGGATCTGCGCCTCAACGAGCCGCGCTACGCCAGCCTGCCCAACATCATCAAGGCGAAGAAGAAAGAGGTCGCGGCCAAGACCCCGGCCGATTACGGCGTCGATATCACGCCGCGCCTCGAGGTGCTCAAGACGGCCGAGCCGCCGGCGCGCAAGGCCGGCATAAAGGTCGGCTCCGTCCCCGAATTGCTGGAAAAGCTCAAGACTGCGGGAGTTCTGTAA
- a CDS encoding electron transfer flavoprotein subunit alpha/FixB family protein, protein MTALIVAEVTESALAPSTAKALTAALQIGGGVHILVAGENVGPAAEAAAKLSGVEKVLVADSAAYGHHLAEPLAALIVGLAGGYDAILAPSTSSSKNVLPRVAALLDVAQLSDIIKVVSADTFERPIYAGNAIQTVRSKDAKKVITVRTASFTATGEGGSASIEAIGAGSDPAVSSFKSEALAKSERPELTAAKIIVSGGRGLASSENFKEYIEPVATRLGAAIGASRAAVDAGYAPNDLQVGQTGKVVAPDLYVACGISGAIQHLAGMKDSKVIVAINKDEEAPIFQVADYGLVADLFPTLKELDAELAKAGR, encoded by the coding sequence ATGACGGCGCTCATCGTCGCGGAAGTCACAGAGTCCGCGCTCGCCCCCTCCACCGCCAAGGCGCTGACGGCGGCGCTGCAGATCGGCGGCGGCGTTCATATTCTCGTCGCGGGCGAGAATGTCGGCCCGGCGGCCGAGGCCGCGGCCAAGCTCTCGGGCGTCGAGAAAGTGCTCGTCGCCGACAGCGCGGCCTATGGCCATCACCTGGCCGAGCCGCTGGCGGCGCTGATCGTCGGCCTCGCCGGCGGTTATGACGCCATTCTCGCGCCTTCGACCTCCAGCTCGAAGAATGTGCTGCCGCGCGTCGCCGCTCTGCTCGACGTGGCGCAGCTGTCGGACATCATCAAAGTCGTCTCCGCCGACACGTTCGAGCGGCCGATCTACGCCGGCAACGCCATTCAGACCGTGCGCTCCAAGGACGCCAAAAAGGTCATCACCGTGCGCACCGCCTCCTTCACGGCGACGGGCGAGGGCGGCTCCGCTTCGATCGAGGCGATCGGCGCAGGCTCCGATCCGGCGGTGTCGAGCTTCAAGAGCGAGGCGCTGGCCAAGTCCGAGCGGCCGGAGCTGACGGCGGCCAAGATCATCGTCTCGGGCGGCCGCGGCCTGGCGAGCTCGGAGAATTTCAAGGAATATATCGAGCCCGTGGCGACCCGCCTCGGCGCGGCGATCGGCGCCTCGCGCGCGGCCGTCGACGCCGGCTACGCCCCCAATGATCTGCAGGTCGGCCAGACCGGCAAGGTGGTGGCGCCGGACCTCTATGTCGCCTGCGGCATTTCCGGCGCGATCCAGCATCTCGCCGGCATGAAGGACTCCAAGGTCATTGTGGCGATCAACAAGGACGAGGAGGCGCCGATCTTCCAGGTGGCCGACTACGGCCTCGTGGCGGATCTCTTCCCGACCTTGAAGGAGCTCGACGCCGAGCTGGCCAAGGCCGGCCGCTGA
- a CDS encoding 3-hydroxybutyryl-CoA dehydrogenase, whose translation MGSEIRKIGIVGAGQMGKGIAQVCAVAGFDVALNDLSESRIAAGLDDIATYLAKAVERGQIDEEARKAAVARIHPAKDYAAFSDSDLVIEAATENEEVKRGILSDLGPKLRPGAFIGTNTSSISITRLAAVTGRPEQFIGIHFMNPVPKMQLVEVIRGIATEDKTFEAAKQFIGELGKTVTVSEDFPAFIVNRILLPMINEAIYTLYEGVGSVEAIDTAMKLGANHPMGPLQLADFIGLDVCLSVMQVLHEGLADSKYRPCPLLVKYVEAGWLGRKTQRGFYDYRSGTPVPTR comes from the coding sequence ATGGGCTCTGAAATTCGCAAGATCGGCATTGTCGGCGCCGGGCAGATGGGCAAGGGCATTGCTCAGGTCTGCGCGGTCGCGGGTTTCGACGTGGCGCTCAACGACCTCTCGGAGAGCCGCATCGCCGCCGGGCTGGACGACATAGCGACGTATCTCGCCAAGGCGGTGGAGCGCGGCCAGATCGACGAGGAGGCCCGCAAGGCCGCCGTCGCCCGCATCCATCCGGCCAAGGATTACGCCGCTTTCTCGGACAGCGACCTCGTGATCGAGGCCGCCACCGAGAATGAGGAGGTCAAGCGCGGCATCCTCTCGGACCTCGGCCCCAAGCTGCGGCCGGGCGCCTTCATCGGCACCAACACTTCCTCTATCTCCATCACCCGTCTCGCCGCGGTGACGGGACGGCCGGAGCAGTTCATCGGCATTCATTTCATGAATCCGGTGCCGAAGATGCAGCTCGTCGAGGTGATTCGCGGCATCGCCACCGAGGACAAGACCTTCGAGGCGGCCAAGCAGTTCATCGGCGAGCTCGGCAAGACGGTGACGGTGTCGGAGGATTTTCCGGCCTTCATCGTCAATCGCATCCTGCTGCCGATGATAAACGAGGCGATCTACACACTCTATGAGGGCGTCGGCTCGGTGGAGGCGATCGACACGGCGATGAAGCTCGGCGCCAATCATCCGATGGGTCCGCTGCAGCTCGCCGATTTCATCGGCCTCGACGTCTGCCTCTCGGTGATGCAGGTGCTGCATGAGGGGCTGGCCGACTCCAAATATCGGCCCTGTCCGCTGCTGGTGAAATATGTCGAGGCCGGCTGGCTCGGCCGCAAGACGCAGCGCGGCTTCTACGATTACCGCAGCGGCACGCCGGTCCCGACGCGCTGA
- the msrQ gene encoding protein-methionine-sulfoxide reductase heme-binding subunit MsrQ, which produces MRAALRIPKLAVYVVGLIPAAWTFYLGLEDRLGPEPIKTLEQALGLWSLRFLLLCLLISPLRRAAGVDLLRYRRALGLLAFYYAALHLSAYVALDHGFDWTAIGRDIVKRPYVTIGMAAFVILVPLAATSNNAAIRRLGGKAWARLHRLAYVAAILAAAHFLLIVKSWPAEPLLYAAATAALLAVRAFPAVLRRARTALAA; this is translated from the coding sequence ATGCGCGCCGCTCTCCGCATTCCGAAGCTCGCCGTCTATGTCGTGGGCCTCATTCCGGCGGCCTGGACCTTTTATCTCGGCCTCGAGGACCGGCTGGGGCCGGAGCCGATCAAGACGCTGGAGCAGGCGCTCGGGCTGTGGTCGCTGCGCTTTCTGCTGCTGTGCCTGCTGATCTCGCCGCTGCGCCGCGCGGCGGGCGTCGATCTCTTGCGCTATCGCCGCGCGCTGGGGCTGCTCGCCTTCTATTATGCGGCGCTGCATCTTTCCGCCTATGTCGCGCTGGATCACGGCTTCGACTGGACCGCTATCGGCCGCGATATTGTGAAACGGCCTTATGTGACGATCGGCATGGCGGCTTTCGTCATCCTCGTCCCTCTGGCCGCGACCTCCAATAACGCCGCGATCCGCCGGCTCGGCGGCAAGGCCTGGGCGCGGCTGCATCGTCTCGCCTATGTCGCCGCAATATTGGCGGCGGCGCATTTTCTGCTGATCGTGAAATCCTGGCCGGCGGAGCCTCTGCTCTACGCGGCCGCGACCGCCGCTCTGCTGGCCGTGCGGGCGTTTCCCGCCGTGCTGCGCCGCGCGAGAACGGCTTTGGCGGCCTGA
- the msrP gene encoding protein-methionine-sulfoxide reductase catalytic subunit MsrP, whose product MLIRHSPDIAPSKITPRSLYLRRREFLAGLGAGLAFAGAAQATPLAATRSPFSTDEPKTPKVDVLAYNNFYEFGGRKSDPADNAHTLTTKPWKVRIDGLVAKPADFLLEDLVKPLALEERVYRMRCVEGWSMVIPWIGVQLSEILKRAEPLGSAKYVAFETLVRPEEMPGQKGLLQLLPWPYVEGLRLDEALHPLTILATGLYGETLPNQNGAPLRLVVPWKYGFKGIKSIVRISLVESQPKTSWNIQNPREYGFYSNVNPKVDHPRWSQATERRIGEGGLFAKRRPTLMYNGYGDQVASLYGGMDLERYF is encoded by the coding sequence ATGCTGATTCGTCATTCGCCCGATATCGCCCCATCTAAGATCACGCCGCGCTCGCTCTATTTGCGGCGGCGCGAATTTCTCGCTGGCCTCGGCGCAGGCCTCGCCTTCGCGGGCGCGGCCCAGGCGACGCCGCTCGCCGCCACGCGCAGCCCTTTCTCGACCGACGAGCCCAAGACGCCGAAGGTCGACGTGCTGGCCTATAATAATTTCTACGAGTTCGGCGGCCGCAAGAGCGATCCGGCCGACAACGCCCATACGCTCACCACCAAGCCTTGGAAGGTGCGGATCGACGGGCTCGTCGCCAAGCCGGCGGATTTTCTTCTCGAAGACCTCGTCAAGCCGCTCGCGCTGGAGGAGCGCGTCTATCGCATGCGCTGCGTCGAGGGCTGGTCCATGGTCATTCCCTGGATCGGCGTGCAGCTCTCCGAGATTTTGAAGCGCGCCGAGCCTCTGGGCTCCGCCAAATATGTCGCCTTCGAGACTCTGGTGCGGCCGGAGGAGATGCCCGGCCAAAAGGGCCTGCTGCAGCTTCTGCCCTGGCCCTATGTCGAAGGGCTGCGGCTCGACGAGGCGCTTCATCCGCTCACAATTCTCGCCACCGGGCTCTATGGCGAGACGCTGCCCAATCAGAATGGCGCGCCGCTGCGGCTCGTGGTTCCGTGGAAATATGGATTCAAGGGCATCAAATCCATCGTGCGCATCTCGCTGGTGGAGTCGCAGCCCAAAACGTCCTGGAACATTCAAAATCCGCGCGAATACGGCTTCTATTCCAACGTCAATCCGAAGGTCGACCATCCGCGCTGGAGCCAGGCGACGGAGCGGCGCATCGGCGAGGGAGGCCTCTTCGCCAAAAGGCGGCCGACACTGATGTATAATGGCTATGGCGATCAGGTCGCCTCGCTCTATGGCGGCATGGACCTCGAGCGGTATTTCTGA